In a genomic window of Syngnathus typhle isolate RoL2023-S1 ecotype Sweden linkage group LG4, RoL_Styp_1.0, whole genome shotgun sequence:
- the LOC133152593 gene encoding tigger transposable element-derived protein 1-like produces the protein MDPGNKVIPVKKKKKMMSIQLKHEIIEKYERGVRVVDLARLYDRNTSTICSILKQKESIKAITPAMGVKIISRLRTSVHEKMERLLLVWLTEKQLTRCPLTEGAICEKARAIYTDLLQQTPGSSTDGAPEDSFKASRGWYDNFRRRISFPSDVGHVDAASKNVNKDYCKTFTDVIAAKGYVPQQVFNCDETGLFWKRMPRRTFITIEEMKMPGHKPMKDRLTLTLCANASGDCKIKPLLVYHSENPRAFKSHKIIKEKLQVMWRANPRAWVTRQFFVEWVNLVFGPAVKKYLQEKNLPVQALLVLDNGPAHPHNLQDDILEDFKFIKVFYLPPDATAMLQPMDQQVVCNFKKLFTKHLFRRCFEVTQSSNLTIREFWKDHYNIVSCLKIIDLAWQAVTKRTLICSWKKLWPEVVSERVTFEPDHAVVEEIVSLGKSMGLEVDEGDVNELVKEHAQELTSEELKALQTQQHAKVLQEIGTAAQPEDDEVISTSEIMEMLGIWERLSSFIERKHPEKVATGCASSLFNDTCLAHFRNILKERKKQLLKRPAGEREESLMKKPKTEDE, from the coding sequence ATGGATCCTGGGAACAAAGTGATTCctgtcaagaagaagaaaaagatgatGTCCATTCAACTCAAGCACGAAATCATCGAAAAATATGAGCGAGGTGTGCGCGTCGTCGACTTGGCGAGATTGTATGACCGCAATACTTCGACTATATGCTCTATACTGAAACAGAAGGAGTCGATAAAGGCTATAACACCAGCTATGGGTGTTAAAATCATTTCAAGGCTGCGGACATCTGTCCATGAAAAGATGGAGAGGCTACTTTTGGTGTGGTTGACGGAGAAACAGCTCACAAGATGTCCATTGACGGAGGGTGCCATCTGTGAAAAGGCACGGGCCATTTACACCGACTTGCTGCAGCAGACCCCAGGCTCCTCGACGGACGGGGCACCGGAAGACTCGTTTAAAGCCAGCCGTGGCTGGTACGACAATTTTAGGAGGAGGATCAGCTTTCCATCCGATGTCGGGCACGTTGATGCGGCCAGCAAAAATGTGAACAAGGACTACTGCAAAACCTTCACCGACGTGATAGCAGCCAAAGGATACGTCCCTCAGCAGGTCTTCAATTGTGACGAAACGGGGCTCTTCTGGAAAAGGATGCCAAGGAGGACTTTCATAACGATCGAGGAGATGAAGATGCCTGGCCATAAACCCATGAAGGATAGGTTAACCCTCACACTATGCGCCAACGCGAGCGGCGACTGCAAGATCAAGCCGCTGCTCGTATACCATTCGGAAAATCCCAGAGCCTTCAAGTCGCACAAGATCATCAAAGAAAAACTGCAGGTTATGTGGCGGGCAAACCCAAGGGCGTGGGTCACTAGGCAATTCTTTGTAGAGTGGGTCAACCTGGTGTTTGGTCCCGCCGTGAAGAAGTATCTCCAGGAAAAAAACCTCCCTGTGCAAGCCCTTCTGGTTCTGGACAACGGTCCCGCTCACCCACACAACCTCCAAGATGATATCCTTGAAGATTTTAAGTTTATCAAGGTTTTCTACCTTCCACCTGACGCCACCGCTATGCTGCAGCCCATGGACCAGCAGGTGGTTTGTAATTTTAAGAAGCTTTTCACCAAGCACCTCTTTCGCCGCTGCTTTGAGGTGACGCAGAGCTCAAATCTCACCATTCGAGAGTTCTGGAAGGACCATTATAACATCGTGTCATGCCTCAAGATTATCGATCTGGCTTGGCAAGCTGTTACAAAGAGGACCTTGATTTGTTCGTGGAAGAAGCTGTGGCCCGAGGTTGTGTCGGAAAGAGTGACCTTTGAACCTGACCATGCGGTGGTGGAGGAGATCGTTTCCCTCGGGAAGTCCATGGGCCTGGAGGTGGATGAGGGAGACGTGAACGAACTCGTCAAGGAGCACGCCCAGGAATTGACGTCGGAGGAGTTGAAGGCGCTACAGACGCAGCAGCACGCAAAGGTTTTGCAGGAAATCGGCACCGCCGCTCAGCCGGAGGATGATGAAGTCATCTCGACCAGCGAGATCATGGAAATGCTGGGAATTTGGGAGagactttcaagttttattgaACGGAAACACCCGGAGAAAGTTGCCACCGGATGCGCGTCGTCGCTCTTTAACGACACCTGCCTGGCTCATTTCCGAAACATTCTGAAAGAGCGGAAAAAGCAACTTTTGAAGCGACCCGCCGGTGAACGTGAGGAAAGCCTGATGAAAAAGCCCAAAACCGAAGATGAGTAA
- the pigb gene encoding GPI mannosyltransferase 3 — METFRQRMKFRTSKENVKLRKRKSLLYTKEIDTHDRTEVLRVAAFCVLFRALNCFLVQTSFVPDEYWQGVEVAHHMVFNYGHLTWEWKEGIRGFTYPLFFAIIYKVLHWIHCDSVYLLIWMPRLLHALVTAFVDVKFFFFMKTVEDHKTAKLTFFCHLCSWFTWFCCTRTLSNSAETNITYLALCYFPLPGSKTSSSKKYLSLVALAIIVRTTALIVWLPLVAYHFWQDKNKLKLMVHDYIPIGVTAVVISTIIDCIFYEKWVFVQFNFLKLNVFHSVADFYGTHPWHWYLTQGFPVIIGPHLPFFLYGCFLGFRKYKILLVAITWTIGAYSLLPHKEFRFIYPVLPFCFIFCGVAMAHLRAWRRAAAGGLLVSNLLIALYTGLIHQRGALDVMSHVRALCHNVSEADVRFLMPCHSTPYYSHVHCPLKMAFLECPPDLGRVGHVDEADRFYHDPLLWLRTSFPDAQSQPTHLVLFDVLEKEISVFLRDNNFTKTADLFHTHVPEGKVGRRIYIYERY, encoded by the exons CACTCATGATAGGACAG AAGTGCTGAGGGTTGCTGCGTTTTGTGTCCTTTTTCGTGCCTTGAACTGTTTCCTTGTTCAGACCAGCTTTGTCCCGGATGAGTACTGGCAGGGTGTGGAAGTCGCCCATCACATGGTCTTCAA TTATGGCCATCTGACGTGGGAATGGAAGGAAGGCATAAGAGGCTTCACCTATCCACTCTTTTTTGCCATCATCTATAAAGTCCTGCACTGGATACACTGCGACTCCGTTTATCTGCTG ATATGGATGCCCCGACTACTTCATGCACTCGTCACTGCGTTTGTGGACGTTaaattcttctttttcatgAAAACGGTGGAAGATCACAAAACGGCAAAATTGACG TTCTTCTGCCATCTGTGCTCGTGGTTCACGTGGTTCTGCTGCACCAGAACGCTAAGCAACAGCGCGGAGACCAACATCACTTACCTGGCTCTGTGCTACTTCCCCCTGCCGGGATCCAAAACAAGCAGCAG CAAAAAGTATTTGAGCCTTGTTGCCTTGGCGATCATTGTTCGAACGACGGCACTGATTGTCTGGCTTCCGTTAGTGGCTTATCACTTCTGGCAGGACAAAAACAAACTGAAGCTCATGGTTCATGACTACATTCCCATCGG ggTTACAGCCGTTGTGATTTCAACCATAATCGACTGCATCTTCTATGAAAAG TGGGTCTTTGTGCAGTTCAACTTCCTGAAGTTGAACGTCTTCCACAGTGTGGCCGACTTTTACGGCACCCACCCTTGGCACTGGTACCTCACTCAGGGCTTCCCGGTCATAATTGGCCCCCATCTACCATTCTTTTTGTACGGATGCTTCCTAGGTTTCCGAAAGTACAAAATCCTCCTGGTGGCCATTACATGGACCATTGGGGCATATAG CCTGCTTCCTCACAAGGAGTTTAGATTCATCTACCCTGTGCTTCCTTTCTGTTTTATCTTCTGTG GTGTAGCGATGGCTCATCTGAGAGCTTGGCGACGAGCAGCCGCCGGTGGTTTGTTGGTCTCCAACCTGCTCATAGCTCTCTACACGGGTCTGATTCACCAGCGCGGCGCTCTGGACGTCATGAGCCATGTCCGTGCACTTTGCCACAACGTATCCGAGGCAGACGTCCGCTTCCTCATGCCTTGCCACTCAACGCCTTACTACAG CCACGTCCACTGTCCACTAAAGATGGCATTTCTCGAGTGCCCGCCTGATCTTGGCCGAGTCGGCCACGTGGACGAAGCGGACAGGTTCTACCATGATCCGCTTCTGTGGCTCCGGACTTCCTTTCCAGACGCGCAGTCGCAGCCTACTCACTTGGTTCTCTTTGACGTCTTGGAGAAG GAGATCTCTGTGTTTCTGCGGGACAATAACTTCACGAAAACGGCTGATTTATTTCACACTCATGTTCCTGAAGGAAAAGTTGGAAGAAGAATCTATATTTATGAAAGATACTGA